A window from Micromonospora terminaliae encodes these proteins:
- a CDS encoding DUF4229 domain-containing protein — translation MSAAVKYTLGRIGLFVGVLAALWFVEMNMFLRLMLALVFSAALSFFLLRGWRDEMAGEMAEASERRRAEKDRLRSALAGEDQAERSDERRES, via the coding sequence GTGAGCGCGGCGGTCAAGTACACGCTGGGCCGGATCGGGCTGTTCGTCGGCGTGCTGGCGGCCCTCTGGTTCGTCGAGATGAACATGTTCCTGCGGCTGATGCTGGCGCTGGTCTTCTCCGCGGCGCTGTCGTTCTTCCTGCTCCGCGGCTGGCGGGACGAGATGGCCGGGGAGATGGCCGAGGCGTCGGAGCGGCGCCGCGCGGAGAAGGACCGGCTGCGCTCCGCGCTGGCCGGTGAGGACCAGGCCGAGCGCTCCGACGAGCGCCGGGAGAGCTGA
- a CDS encoding C39 family peptidase, with protein MVRPVLRAVALIGTAALALAGVTAPAHADNNLPVVSHDEQITFQEWSKYPDWSGGTHQGTYAIPGHRTGITIGQPAGTTEFTDEHTGTTRTWEYATWTSPERQVGFDASELVASWNAATPAGTWIQVELHGTYNNGQHTDEGAGRDGWYVMGRWASGDQDIKRSTLDGQGDPWSTIWTDTFSIDNAKAGVLLRSYQLRLTLYRAPGQTASPRVWMLGAMSSNVPDRFTVAPSKGGIAWGTELAVPRYSQNVHIGEYPEFDNGGEAWCSPTSTEMVVEYWGRKPSAEDTAWVDPSYADPTVDHAARMTYDYEYEGAGNWPFNTAYAASFPGLDARVTRMHSLDEVERFIKAGIPVITSQSFLASELDTANYGTSGHLFVIVGFTADGDVIVNDPASSSNDAVRNVYKREQFEQIWLRTKRYRANGTVASGSGGIAYLIKPTDKAWPVVPGSTNW; from the coding sequence ATGGTCAGACCAGTCCTGCGTGCGGTCGCCCTCATCGGCACCGCCGCGCTCGCCCTCGCCGGTGTGACGGCGCCCGCCCACGCCGACAACAACCTGCCGGTCGTCTCGCACGACGAGCAGATCACCTTCCAGGAGTGGTCCAAGTACCCGGACTGGAGCGGCGGCACCCACCAGGGCACGTACGCCATCCCGGGGCACCGCACCGGCATCACCATCGGTCAGCCGGCCGGCACCACCGAGTTCACCGACGAGCACACCGGCACGACCCGGACCTGGGAGTACGCGACCTGGACCTCGCCCGAGCGGCAGGTCGGCTTCGACGCCAGCGAGCTGGTCGCGTCGTGGAACGCCGCGACCCCGGCCGGCACCTGGATCCAGGTCGAGCTGCACGGCACCTACAACAACGGGCAGCACACCGACGAGGGGGCCGGCAGGGACGGCTGGTACGTCATGGGCCGCTGGGCCTCCGGCGACCAGGACATCAAGCGGTCGACGCTGGACGGCCAGGGTGACCCCTGGTCGACCATCTGGACCGACACGTTCTCCATCGACAACGCCAAGGCGGGTGTGCTGCTGCGGTCGTACCAGCTCCGGCTGACCCTCTACCGCGCGCCGGGGCAGACCGCCTCGCCGCGGGTCTGGATGCTCGGCGCCATGAGCTCCAACGTGCCGGACCGGTTCACCGTCGCCCCGAGCAAGGGCGGCATCGCCTGGGGCACCGAACTGGCCGTGCCGCGCTACTCGCAGAACGTCCACATCGGCGAGTACCCCGAGTTCGACAACGGCGGGGAGGCCTGGTGCTCGCCCACCTCGACCGAGATGGTGGTCGAGTACTGGGGCCGTAAGCCCTCCGCCGAGGACACCGCCTGGGTCGACCCGAGCTACGCCGACCCCACGGTCGACCACGCGGCCCGGATGACCTACGACTACGAGTACGAGGGCGCCGGCAACTGGCCGTTCAACACCGCGTACGCGGCCAGCTTCCCGGGCCTGGACGCCCGGGTCACCCGGATGCACTCGCTGGACGAGGTGGAACGCTTCATCAAGGCCGGCATCCCGGTGATCACCTCGCAGTCCTTCCTGGCCAGCGAGCTGGACACGGCCAACTACGGCACCTCCGGGCACCTGTTCGTGATCGTCGGCTTCACCGCCGACGGCGACGTGATCGTCAACGACCCGGCCTCGTCGTCCAACGACGCCGTGCGCAACGTGTACAAGCGGGAGCAGTTCGAGCAGATCTGGCTGCGCACCAAGCGGTACCGGGCGAACGGCACGGTGGCCTCCGGCTCCGGCGGCATCGCGTACCTCATCAAGCCGACCGACAAGGCCTGGCCGGTCGTGCCGGGCTCGACCAACTGGTGA
- a CDS encoding ABC transporter ATP-binding protein, with translation MTAPAVELRDLRVELGGNPILAGVDLTVAVGEWVTVIGPNGAGKSTLLRAVGGLLPAPGAVSLFGTPINSLRRRDRARVVATVAQSPVVPAGMSVFDYVLLGRTPYIPALGRESAADLAAVHEVLDGLDLGGFGRRELATLSGGERQRVFLARALAQGATLLLLDEPTSALDIGHQQEVLELVDQLRREHDLTVLATMHDLSIAGEYADRLVLLADGRVAAAGPPQEVLTETMLARHYRANVRVIPGDHGPLVVPVRPR, from the coding sequence ATGACCGCCCCCGCCGTGGAGCTGCGCGACCTCCGGGTCGAGCTGGGTGGCAACCCGATCCTGGCCGGCGTCGACCTGACGGTCGCGGTGGGCGAGTGGGTCACCGTGATCGGCCCGAACGGCGCCGGCAAGTCGACCCTGCTGCGCGCCGTCGGCGGCCTGCTGCCCGCGCCGGGCGCGGTCTCCCTCTTCGGTACGCCGATCAACTCCCTCCGCCGCCGCGACCGGGCCCGGGTGGTGGCCACCGTGGCGCAGTCCCCGGTGGTGCCGGCCGGCATGTCGGTCTTCGACTACGTGCTGCTGGGGCGCACCCCGTACATCCCGGCGCTGGGCCGGGAGTCGGCGGCCGACCTGGCCGCCGTGCACGAGGTGCTGGACGGGCTCGACCTGGGCGGGTTCGGGCGCCGCGAGCTGGCCACGCTCTCCGGTGGCGAGCGGCAGCGGGTCTTCCTGGCCCGGGCGCTGGCCCAGGGCGCCACCCTGCTGCTGCTCGACGAGCCCACGAGCGCCCTGGACATCGGCCACCAGCAGGAGGTGCTGGAGCTGGTCGACCAGCTCCGCCGCGAGCACGACCTCACGGTGCTCGCCACCATGCACGACCTCTCCATCGCCGGCGAGTACGCCGACCGCCTGGTCCTGCTCGCCGACGGCCGGGTCGCCGCGGCCGGCCCGCCGCAGGAGGTCCTCACCGAGACCATGCTGGCCCGCCACTACCGCGCCAACGTCCGCGTCATCCCCGGCGACCACGGCCCCCTGGTAGTCCCCGTCCGCCCCCGCTGA
- a CDS encoding ABC transporter permease produces the protein MPLALVHARYQLLEIVRIPVAIFGSAFFPAATMLFFVVPFAGDDPTAATYATAAMVTFAVMSANIFQYGIGVAEDRDQPWSVYSRTLPAGPGPRFAGRILAGLAITYFSMLPVVVIAAVATAARVTPAQFLLAAGGVALISIPFTLLGLAIGYSLPSKAAIVVAQLIFFPLAFGGGLLFGPDNAPGFVDAIAPYLPTRGALELMWAAVTDWRPNPVSMVMLGVWVVALAAVAGWAYRRDEGRRFT, from the coding sequence GTGCCGCTCGCCCTGGTCCACGCCCGCTACCAGCTCCTGGAGATCGTCCGGATCCCGGTCGCGATCTTCGGCAGCGCGTTCTTCCCGGCCGCCACGATGCTCTTCTTCGTCGTGCCGTTCGCCGGTGACGATCCCACCGCCGCCACCTACGCCACCGCCGCGATGGTCACCTTCGCGGTGATGAGCGCCAACATCTTCCAGTACGGGATCGGCGTCGCTGAGGACCGCGACCAGCCGTGGAGCGTGTACAGCCGGACCCTGCCCGCCGGGCCTGGCCCGCGCTTCGCCGGCCGGATCCTGGCCGGTCTGGCCATCACCTACTTCTCCATGCTCCCGGTGGTGGTGATCGCGGCGGTGGCCACCGCGGCCCGGGTCACCCCGGCGCAGTTCCTGCTCGCCGCCGGCGGGGTGGCGCTGATCTCGATCCCGTTCACGCTGCTCGGGCTGGCCATCGGTTACTCGCTGCCGAGCAAGGCGGCGATCGTGGTCGCTCAGCTCATCTTCTTCCCGCTCGCCTTCGGCGGCGGACTGCTCTTCGGCCCGGACAACGCGCCCGGCTTCGTCGACGCGATCGCGCCCTACCTGCCCACCCGCGGTGCACTGGAGCTGATGTGGGCGGCTGTGACCGACTGGCGGCCGAACCCGGTCTCCATGGTCATGCTCGGCGTCTGGGTGGTGGCGCTCGCGGCGGTCGCCGGGTGGGCGTACCGGCGGGACGAGGGACGCCGCTTCACCTGA
- a CDS encoding FecCD family ABC transporter permease, translating into MPRATRRAPAGPDATVRPAGLRTRWLLAGIGAVLVALVAGVSLGPVSLPPGSVAAELLNLLPGVHLDSGLTEREIAIVTELRLPRVVLGLLVGALLALAGGCYQGVFRNPLADPYLLGVAAGAGLAVTAVITLGAGAGGAITGLPVTIPLAAFVGSLGAVAMTYGLGAAGGRSRSPATLILAGVAVSAFLSAGQTYLLQRHSDSIQQVYSWLLGRLATAGWHDVRLVLPYFVLTAVVVLLHRRELDVLSVGDDEATSLGLHPQRSRYLLIAAASLGTAAAVSASGLIGFVGIIVPHTVRLLAGSSYRVILPLSMLFGGAFLALTDVVARTAAAPAEVPIGVVTALLGGPFFVLVLRTARRVLT; encoded by the coding sequence GTGCCCCGCGCAACCCGCCGTGCGCCGGCCGGACCGGATGCGACGGTCCGGCCGGCCGGGCTGCGCACCCGCTGGCTGCTCGCCGGCATCGGCGCGGTGCTGGTCGCCCTGGTGGCCGGCGTCTCGCTCGGCCCGGTCAGCCTGCCGCCGGGCAGCGTCGCCGCCGAACTGCTCAACCTGCTGCCCGGGGTGCACCTCGACAGCGGGCTCACCGAGCGGGAGATCGCCATCGTCACCGAGCTGCGGCTGCCCCGGGTCGTGCTCGGGCTGCTCGTCGGCGCCCTGCTCGCCCTGGCCGGCGGCTGCTACCAGGGCGTCTTCCGCAACCCCCTCGCCGACCCGTACCTGCTCGGGGTGGCGGCCGGGGCTGGGCTCGCGGTGACCGCGGTCATCACGCTGGGCGCCGGTGCGGGCGGGGCGATCACGGGGCTGCCGGTCACCATCCCGCTCGCCGCGTTCGTCGGGTCGCTCGGCGCGGTCGCCATGACGTACGGGCTCGGCGCGGCAGGTGGCAGATCCCGGTCACCGGCCACGCTGATCCTGGCCGGGGTGGCGGTCTCGGCGTTCCTCTCCGCCGGGCAGACGTACCTGCTGCAACGGCACTCCGACAGCATCCAGCAGGTCTACTCCTGGCTGCTCGGCCGGCTGGCCACCGCCGGCTGGCACGACGTCCGGCTGGTCCTGCCCTACTTCGTGCTCACCGCCGTGGTGGTGCTCCTGCACCGGCGCGAGCTGGACGTGCTCTCCGTCGGCGACGACGAGGCCACCAGCCTCGGGCTGCACCCGCAGCGCTCCCGCTACCTGCTGATCGCCGCCGCCTCGCTGGGCACCGCCGCCGCGGTCTCCGCCTCCGGCCTGATCGGCTTCGTCGGCATCATCGTGCCGCACACCGTACGGCTGCTCGCCGGGTCCAGCTACCGGGTGATCCTGCCCCTGTCGATGCTCTTCGGCGGGGCGTTCCTGGCGCTGACCGACGTGGTCGCCCGCACCGCCGCGGCCCCCGCCGAGGTCCCCATCGGCGTGGTCACCGCGCTGCTCGGCGGCCCGTTCTTCGTGCTGGTCCTGCGTACCGCCCGCCGGGTGCTGACATGA
- a CDS encoding ABC transporter substrate-binding protein, with the protein MSRRTPRLFAAALAVGALLLGGCAEKTSNDTPASGGGSQAAAFPVTVGKLTLDKRPEKIVSLSPSATEMLFAIGAGKQVTAVDDQSNYPPEAPKSDLSGYQPNAEAIAGRSPDLVVLANDTNKIVDQLTTLKIPVLLTPAAATLDDTYQQITDLGKLTGHPAEADAVTKKMKDDVTALTKDLPKRATKLTYYHELGPELYSATSKTFIGSIYALAGLENIADPADADGKNGGYPQLSQEVIVKANPDFVFLADTKCCKQTPETVKARSGWAGVTAVKNNQIVALDDDIASRWGPRVVDLLKAIVDATAKVPA; encoded by the coding sequence ATGTCCAGACGTACCCCCCGGCTCTTCGCCGCCGCCCTCGCGGTCGGCGCCCTGCTCCTCGGCGGCTGCGCCGAGAAGACCTCGAACGACACCCCCGCCAGCGGCGGTGGCTCGCAGGCGGCCGCCTTCCCGGTCACCGTCGGCAAGCTGACCCTGGACAAGCGGCCCGAGAAGATCGTCTCGCTGTCGCCGTCGGCGACCGAGATGCTCTTCGCCATCGGCGCCGGCAAGCAGGTCACCGCCGTGGACGACCAGTCGAACTACCCGCCGGAGGCACCGAAGAGCGACCTCTCCGGCTACCAGCCGAACGCCGAGGCCATCGCCGGCCGCAGCCCCGACCTCGTGGTGCTCGCCAACGACACCAACAAGATCGTCGACCAGCTCACCACGCTGAAGATCCCGGTGCTGCTCACCCCGGCCGCGGCCACTCTGGACGACACGTACCAGCAGATCACCGACCTGGGCAAGCTCACCGGCCACCCGGCCGAGGCGGACGCCGTCACGAAGAAGATGAAGGACGACGTCACCGCCCTCACGAAGGACCTGCCGAAGCGGGCCACGAAGCTCACCTACTACCACGAGCTGGGCCCGGAGCTGTACAGCGCGACCAGCAAGACCTTCATCGGCTCGATCTACGCCCTCGCCGGCCTGGAGAACATCGCCGACCCGGCGGACGCCGACGGGAAGAACGGCGGCTACCCGCAGCTCTCCCAGGAGGTCATCGTCAAGGCGAACCCCGACTTCGTCTTCCTGGCCGACACCAAGTGCTGCAAGCAGACCCCGGAGACGGTCAAGGCCCGCAGCGGCTGGGCCGGCGTCACCGCCGTGAAGAACAACCAGATCGTGGCGTTGGACGACGACATCGCCTCGCGCTGGGGCCCGCGGGTCGTCGACCTGCTCAAGGCGATCGTCGACGCCACCGCCAAGGTCCCGGCCTGA
- a CDS encoding VOC family protein translates to MDGVEPGTPCWADLATPGLDDAKRFYPELFGWTGRMAAEPTAGGYTTFLKDGRAVAGAGPPAAEDQVPVWSTYVATDDADLVATRVEAAGGQVVVSPFDVLDQGRMAVLSDPAGAVFSVWQPMAMRGAELFNAPGSMCWNELVTPDPEGAKDFYALVFGWHPEERAAGPVTYTGWRCGARIVAGMLPQLEPLPEDLPAYWSVYFAVEDADATAARAAELGGTILVPPRDNPAGRSAALRDPQGALFSVTALR, encoded by the coding sequence GTGGACGGCGTGGAGCCCGGCACGCCCTGCTGGGCCGACCTGGCCACACCCGGGCTGGACGACGCGAAGCGGTTCTACCCGGAGCTGTTCGGCTGGACCGGCCGGATGGCCGCAGAGCCCACCGCCGGTGGCTACACCACGTTCCTCAAGGACGGCCGGGCCGTCGCCGGTGCCGGGCCGCCCGCCGCCGAGGACCAGGTGCCGGTCTGGTCGACGTACGTGGCGACCGACGACGCCGACCTGGTCGCCACCCGGGTGGAGGCGGCCGGCGGTCAGGTGGTCGTCTCCCCGTTCGACGTCCTCGACCAGGGCCGGATGGCGGTCCTCTCGGATCCCGCCGGTGCGGTGTTCAGCGTCTGGCAGCCGATGGCCATGCGTGGGGCGGAGCTGTTCAACGCCCCGGGCTCGATGTGCTGGAACGAGCTGGTGACGCCCGACCCCGAGGGGGCGAAGGACTTCTACGCGCTGGTCTTCGGCTGGCATCCCGAGGAGCGGGCGGCCGGCCCGGTCACCTACACGGGGTGGCGGTGCGGCGCCCGGATCGTCGCGGGCATGCTGCCCCAGCTGGAGCCGCTGCCCGAGGACCTGCCGGCGTACTGGTCGGTCTACTTCGCGGTCGAGGACGCGGACGCCACGGCGGCCCGGGCCGCCGAGCTGGGCGGCACCATCCTCGTGCCGCCCCGGGACAACCCGGCCGGCCGCAGCGCCGCGCTCCGCGACCCCCAGGGCGCCCTGTTCTCCGTCACAGCCCTCCGCTGA
- a CDS encoding C39 family peptidase: MDRTSLRTAAVAGATTLALLGTTAPAGATTTTVTHDEQITWQGWSGPAWSTGTAAGTTGTAAGLTLATPVGTILYKDPHSNTRRTWAYGTWTSPLTQVGFSATELVTSWNADTPAGTWLQVELQGTYTSGTRTPWYVMGRWASGDGDIRRTSVDRQGDKTSSVLTDTFAITNPSAGMLLRAYQLRVTLYRDPASTATPVLRSVGAMSSNVPDRFTVAPSAGHIAWGTELAVPRYSQNIHAGQYPEYGGGGEAWCSPTSTEMVVEYWGRKPSPADTSWVDPGYADPTVDHAARMAYDWQYGGTGNWPFNTAYAAGFPGLEAKVTRLHSLDELEHFIAAGIPVVTSQSFLASELDGAGYGTAGHLMVVVGFTATGDVIANDPASPSDAAVRHVYRRDQFEQIWQRTRRTTASGGTGSGSGGVVYLIKPTDVAWPAVAGSTNW, translated from the coding sequence ATGGACCGGACATCCCTGCGCACGGCCGCCGTGGCCGGCGCCACCACGCTCGCCCTCCTCGGCACCACCGCGCCGGCCGGCGCGACCACCACCACCGTCACGCACGACGAGCAGATCACCTGGCAGGGCTGGTCCGGCCCGGCCTGGTCGACCGGCACCGCCGCCGGCACCACCGGCACGGCGGCCGGCCTCACCCTGGCCACCCCGGTCGGCACCATCCTCTACAAGGACCCGCACAGCAACACCCGGCGCACCTGGGCCTACGGGACGTGGACCTCTCCGCTCACCCAGGTCGGCTTCTCCGCCACCGAGCTGGTCACCTCGTGGAACGCCGACACCCCGGCCGGCACCTGGCTCCAGGTCGAACTCCAGGGCACCTACACGAGCGGCACCCGCACCCCCTGGTACGTCATGGGCCGCTGGGCCTCCGGCGACGGGGACATCCGCCGCACCAGCGTCGACCGGCAGGGCGACAAGACCTCCAGCGTCCTGACCGACACCTTCGCGATCACCAACCCGTCCGCCGGAATGCTGCTGCGGGCGTACCAGCTGCGGGTGACCCTCTACCGGGACCCGGCGTCGACCGCCACGCCGGTGCTCCGCTCGGTCGGCGCGATGAGCTCGAACGTGCCGGACCGGTTCACCGTCGCACCCAGCGCCGGGCACATCGCCTGGGGCACCGAGCTGGCCGTGCCGCGCTACTCGCAGAACATCCACGCCGGCCAGTACCCGGAGTACGGCGGCGGCGGCGAGGCGTGGTGCTCGCCCACCTCCACCGAGATGGTGGTCGAGTACTGGGGCCGCAAACCCTCCCCGGCCGACACCTCCTGGGTGGACCCGGGCTACGCCGACCCGACCGTCGACCACGCCGCCCGGATGGCCTACGACTGGCAGTACGGCGGCACCGGCAACTGGCCGTTCAACACGGCGTACGCGGCCGGCTTCCCGGGCCTGGAGGCCAAGGTGACCCGGCTGCACTCGCTGGACGAGCTGGAGCACTTCATCGCCGCCGGCATCCCCGTGGTGACCAGCCAGTCCTTCCTCGCCAGCGAGCTGGACGGGGCGGGCTACGGCACGGCGGGGCACCTCATGGTGGTGGTCGGCTTCACGGCCACCGGCGACGTGATCGCCAACGACCCGGCCTCGCCCAGCGACGCCGCCGTCCGGCACGTCTACCGGCGCGACCAGTTCGAGCAGATCTGGCAGCGGACCCGGCGTACCACCGCGAGCGGCGGCACCGGCAGCGGCTCCGGCGGCGTCGTCTACCTGATCAAACCGACCGACGTGGCCTGGCCCGCCGTGGCCGGTTCCACCAACTGGTGA
- a CDS encoding ABC transporter ATP-binding protein, whose product MILARADQVSRRYGEVLALDRVDLTVRAGELVGLLGPNGAGKSTLLNLLIGLRRPTAGRVELFGGDPRDHASRRQLGVTPQETGLPGTLRVGEVVDFVSAHFPDPVPRDELLARFGLADQVRRQTGGLSGGQRRRLAVALAFVGRPRLVVLDEPTTGLDVEARHTLWEAVRGFHAEGGTVLLSSHYLEEVEALAQRVVVIGQGRVLADDSVAAIRGIVGVRRVSLVADDLPPLPGVLATEQTEGRTHLLTADADQLVRDLVTAGVTFRDLEVRPTSLEEAFLALTAGDRPAPTPA is encoded by the coding sequence ATGATCCTGGCCCGCGCCGACCAGGTCAGCCGCCGCTACGGCGAGGTGCTGGCCCTGGACCGGGTCGACCTGACCGTCCGCGCCGGAGAGCTGGTGGGCCTGCTCGGCCCGAACGGCGCCGGCAAGAGCACCCTGCTCAACCTGCTGATCGGGCTGCGCCGCCCCACCGCCGGCCGGGTCGAGCTGTTCGGCGGCGACCCGCGCGACCACGCGAGCCGGCGGCAGCTCGGGGTGACCCCGCAGGAGACCGGCCTGCCGGGCACCCTGCGGGTCGGCGAGGTCGTCGACTTCGTCTCCGCGCACTTCCCCGACCCGGTGCCCCGGGACGAGCTGCTCGCCCGGTTCGGCCTGGCCGACCAGGTGCGCCGGCAGACCGGTGGCCTCTCCGGCGGGCAGCGCCGCCGGCTGGCGGTGGCGCTCGCCTTCGTCGGCCGGCCCCGGCTCGTGGTCCTCGACGAACCCACCACCGGGCTGGACGTGGAGGCCCGGCACACCCTGTGGGAGGCCGTACGCGGCTTCCACGCCGAGGGCGGCACGGTCCTCCTGAGCAGCCACTATCTGGAGGAGGTGGAGGCGCTGGCGCAGCGGGTGGTGGTGATCGGGCAGGGCCGCGTCCTCGCCGACGACTCGGTGGCGGCGATCCGCGGCATCGTGGGCGTACGCCGGGTCAGCCTGGTCGCCGACGACCTGCCGCCGCTGCCCGGTGTCCTGGCCACCGAGCAGACCGAGGGACGCACCCACCTGCTCACCGCCGACGCCGACCAGCTCGTCCGGGACCTGGTCACGGCCGGCGTGACGTTCCGCGACCTGGAGGTCCGGCCCACCTCGCTGGAGGAGGCGTTCCTCGCGCTGACCGCCGGCGACCGGCCCGCACCCACCCCCGCCTAG